A region from the Simiduia sp. 21SJ11W-1 genome encodes:
- a CDS encoding YrbL family protein — translation MEPMQLACATPLFSGSEKAVYQHPHNPAWLVKVMRDSKPTSWQARWLRLPRYWPFLSEWREFVVVRERRAEGCGFLQRFIGPVDTDLGLGMVVEAVRAADGDFAPTLGRMYRTGQLKPAHIDALQKVIDWMLECNLVVSDISTNNFVWDDAHGRWVLIDGIGSREPLSLRYWWSAYNRRMTRKKTHKLLGKVANLAPATEATKA, via the coding sequence ATGGAACCCATGCAACTGGCCTGCGCCACCCCGCTGTTTTCCGGTTCAGAAAAAGCCGTGTACCAGCACCCGCACAACCCGGCGTGGCTGGTAAAGGTGATGCGCGATAGCAAGCCCACCAGCTGGCAGGCGCGCTGGCTGCGCTTGCCGCGCTACTGGCCTTTTTTAAGCGAGTGGCGCGAGTTTGTAGTGGTGCGCGAGCGCCGCGCCGAGGGCTGCGGATTTTTGCAGCGCTTCATCGGCCCGGTAGATACTGATCTTGGCTTGGGCATGGTGGTAGAAGCCGTACGCGCGGCTGACGGCGATTTTGCTCCAACCCTTGGGCGCATGTACCGTACAGGCCAACTTAAGCCTGCGCACATCGATGCCCTGCAAAAGGTTATTGACTGGATGCTCGAGTGCAATCTGGTGGTTTCCGATATTTCCACCAACAATTTTGTGTGGGACGACGCGCACGGGCGCTGGGTATTGATAGATGGCATTGGCAGCCGCGAGCCGCTGTCGTTGCGCTACTGGTGGAGCGCCTATAACCGCCGCATGACGCGCAAGAAAACACACAAGTTGCTGGGCAAGGTGGCAAACCTTGCGCCAGCTACCGAGGCTACCAAGGCATGA
- a CDS encoding glycosyltransferase family 4 protein, with translation MKVLQVLPNLNSGGVERGTVEFARELVAQGHESIVLSNGGRLVVQLEAEGSRHISLPVHKKSLWQLRWVRRLRRLLEELQPDIIHVRSRAPMWLIWLAWRKLPAANRPRLVSTFHGLYSVNAYSAVMAKAEQVIAISDCVADYVQRNYGVPRARLTVIPRGVDLAAFSPRPPAQEWCAALYRDYPHLKGKTIILMPGRLSRWKGQEAYLQMMQQLQARAPECHGVIVGDAEPKKAHYRKELEQQARALGLADHVTFVGHRADIAEFYRLAQVVCHMSNKPEPFGRTLTEALAAGTPVVAFDRGGASESLSACFPQGLVAPDDITAFTEKVAAMLGPKPEITVLPAFTMTHQINATLSVYRQLLNPSETAQ, from the coding sequence ATGAAAGTTCTGCAGGTGCTACCTAATTTAAACAGCGGCGGCGTAGAGCGCGGCACGGTGGAGTTCGCGCGCGAGCTGGTGGCCCAGGGCCATGAATCCATTGTGCTCTCGAACGGCGGCCGGCTGGTTGTGCAGTTAGAGGCCGAGGGCTCGCGGCACATCAGCCTGCCGGTACACAAAAAATCCTTGTGGCAGCTGCGCTGGGTGCGCCGGCTGCGTAGGCTCCTGGAAGAGTTGCAGCCCGATATCATCCACGTGCGCTCCCGTGCGCCCATGTGGTTGATTTGGCTTGCCTGGCGCAAGTTGCCCGCGGCCAATCGCCCGCGTCTGGTGAGCACCTTTCATGGGTTGTATTCAGTGAATGCCTATTCTGCGGTTATGGCCAAGGCCGAGCAGGTGATCGCCATTTCAGACTGTGTGGCCGATTATGTGCAGCGCAATTACGGCGTGCCTAGGGCACGCCTGACGGTGATTCCCCGCGGTGTGGATCTGGCCGCTTTCAGCCCTCGCCCGCCGGCGCAAGAGTGGTGCGCAGCGCTCTACCGCGACTACCCGCACTTAAAGGGTAAAACCATCATCCTGATGCCCGGCCGGCTGAGCCGCTGGAAAGGCCAGGAGGCCTACTTGCAGATGATGCAACAACTGCAGGCCCGCGCACCCGAGTGCCACGGGGTGATAGTGGGCGATGCCGAGCCCAAGAAAGCCCACTACCGCAAAGAACTGGAGCAACAAGCCCGGGCGCTGGGGCTTGCCGATCACGTGACCTTTGTGGGCCATCGCGCCGATATTGCCGAGTTCTACCGGCTGGCGCAGGTGGTGTGCCATATGTCTAACAAGCCCGAGCCCTTCGGGCGCACGCTCACCGAGGCCTTGGCAGCCGGCACGCCGGTGGTGGCATTTGATCGCGGGGGCGCGTCTGAGTCGCTCTCAGCCTGCTTCCCCCAGGGGTTGGTGGCACCCGATGACATCACAGCCTTTACCGAAAAGGTGGCGGCTATGTTGGGCCCGAAACCCGAAATCACCGTATTGCCGGCGTTTACCATGACGCACCAAATTAACGCTACGCTGTCTGTTTATCGGCAGCTGTTAAACCCCTCTGAAACCGCGCAGTGA
- a CDS encoding glycosyltransferase translates to MKVAQILAGAPQGGAENMYVRLVKGLHAQGELQTKAFLRDHQHRLDDLRAAGVEAEGFRFGSALHFLDHLRYVRALKSFSPDLVMTWMNRASGATPKGDYVLVSRLGHYYDLKYYRHCDYWVGISKGICNHLIQGGMPAAKVFHIPNFADETPVQPLPRDSYNTPTDKPLILAAGRLHVNKAFDTLLHALAKVPEATLWLAGSGPEEANLKALASELGLAERVRFLGWRTDVTALMRTADVFVCPSRYEGLGSIVMESWAHQCPIIATNSEGPGEVITHGETGLVTPVDEVAPLADAINQLLNNPAQRQVLTERAYAHYQKVYAREVIVQQYLDLYKQLVPNSV, encoded by the coding sequence ATGAAAGTGGCACAAATTCTAGCCGGTGCACCGCAAGGTGGTGCAGAAAACATGTATGTGCGCCTGGTGAAAGGTTTACACGCCCAGGGCGAGCTGCAAACCAAAGCATTTTTGCGCGATCATCAACACCGTCTGGATGATTTGCGTGCGGCAGGTGTTGAGGCCGAAGGCTTTCGATTTGGCAGTGCGTTGCACTTTCTTGATCACCTGCGTTACGTGCGCGCGCTCAAAAGTTTTTCACCCGATCTGGTAATGACCTGGATGAACCGCGCAAGCGGCGCCACCCCGAAAGGCGATTACGTGTTGGTGAGCCGCCTGGGCCACTACTACGACCTGAAATACTATCGTCACTGCGATTACTGGGTAGGTATTTCAAAAGGTATCTGCAATCATTTGATTCAAGGCGGAATGCCGGCTGCGAAAGTGTTTCACATTCCCAACTTTGCCGATGAAACGCCAGTGCAACCGCTCCCGCGCGACAGCTACAACACCCCAACAGACAAACCCTTGATCCTTGCCGCCGGCCGGTTGCACGTGAACAAAGCCTTCGACACCCTGCTGCATGCCTTGGCCAAAGTGCCAGAGGCCACCTTGTGGCTGGCGGGTTCTGGCCCTGAAGAGGCCAACCTCAAAGCGCTCGCCAGCGAGCTCGGGTTGGCAGAACGGGTGCGCTTTCTGGGTTGGCGTACCGATGTGACCGCCCTCATGCGCACCGCCGATGTTTTTGTATGCCCCAGCCGCTACGAGGGTTTGGGCTCAATTGTGATGGAATCCTGGGCGCACCAGTGCCCCATCATTGCCACCAACTCCGAAGGCCCGGGCGAGGTGATCACCCACGGTGAAACGGGCCTGGTAACGCCTGTAGATGAAGTGGCACCACTGGCCGATGCCATAAACCAACTGCTCAATAATCCCGCGCAGCGCCAGGTACTCACCGAGCGCGCCTACGCGCACTACCAAAAGGTTTATGCCCGCGAGGTAATAGTGCAGCAGTATTTGGATTTGTATAAGCAGTTGGTGCCGAATTCGGTGTAA
- a CDS encoding glycosyltransferase gives MRVVHIAYQQLRRYGKSRVSWARKLTHGLIKQDHFVEVFSDRDIAAFEAPFGIRDLGVGKANKRVLETVAAVEPDLVIAGHCDMITNDTLAAIKRNHPNVKIAHCNNDPLFVPSNVERIKHRAEVADAIFVSTGRPELKIFEGIGARVYHMPNPVDPAIENLDNSQRTDLPIDLLFCSNSDNFTKRLAMVKWLKDELGESCKFKTYGSFGEPPVWGRDYDRALANTKMGLNFNRQEGHYWYSSARMAQLAGNGILQFTHADNRFDELMPAESIVYFKDQESLLARIREFQNDDAMRQAWAARARSFFHTEMNNRLYAQYIVEATLEQPFSHDYVWAQDINPDGSMKS, from the coding sequence ATGAGAGTTGTTCACATTGCCTATCAACAGCTGCGCCGCTACGGCAAATCGCGCGTGAGCTGGGCCCGCAAACTGACCCACGGGCTGATCAAGCAAGACCACTTTGTGGAGGTATTCAGCGATCGCGACATCGCCGCCTTCGAGGCGCCCTTTGGCATTCGCGATTTGGGGGTGGGCAAAGCCAACAAGCGGGTACTGGAAACCGTGGCGGCTGTCGAGCCAGACCTGGTGATTGCCGGCCACTGCGACATGATCACCAACGACACCCTGGCGGCCATCAAGCGCAATCACCCCAATGTAAAAATTGCCCACTGCAATAATGATCCGCTGTTTGTGCCCTCGAACGTTGAACGCATCAAACACCGCGCCGAGGTGGCAGACGCTATTTTCGTATCCACCGGGCGCCCGGAACTTAAAATATTTGAGGGCATTGGTGCGCGCGTGTATCACATGCCAAACCCCGTAGACCCGGCCATTGAAAACCTCGATAACAGCCAGCGCACAGATCTACCCATCGACCTGCTGTTTTGCAGTAATAGCGACAACTTCACCAAGCGGCTGGCCATGGTGAAATGGCTGAAAGACGAGCTTGGCGAGAGCTGCAAATTCAAAACCTATGGCAGCTTTGGCGAGCCGCCTGTGTGGGGCCGCGACTACGACCGCGCCCTGGCCAACACCAAAATGGGGTTGAACTTTAATCGCCAGGAAGGCCACTACTGGTATTCATCGGCGCGCATGGCGCAATTGGCGGGCAATGGCATTTTGCAGTTCACCCATGCCGATAACCGCTTTGATGAACTCATGCCGGCGGAATCTATTGTTTACTTTAAAGATCAGGAAAGTTTGCTTGCCCGCATTCGTGAATTCCAAAACGACGATGCCATGCGCCAGGCTTGGGCGGCGCGCGCGCGCAGTTTTTTCCATACGGAAATGAACAACCGCCTGTACGCCCAATACATTGTTGAGGCCACCCTTGAGCAGCCGTTTAGCCACGATTATGTTTGGGCCCAAGACATCAACCCAGATGGCAGCATGAAGTCTTAA
- a CDS encoding YrbL family protein produces the protein MIALAQTQPFARGGNRLCFVHPQDAHRCIKVRRPDFSLADRRRKKGFPKNLKPLSSFDDNREEWGVMQSLNRNLGEAVYQCVSRCYGFVETDMGKGLCSELIRNGDGTIAQTLKKELWDAGFSDELRQAVADFVQRWEAVGVPSRDLLLHNLVVQRERESISRIVVIDGLGSQGLVPFFWLPRAVRQKKIARKVANLYQRIDKLLGQRGQKEFPGYHGLLFHNDAPPSNQGNSSQ, from the coding sequence ATGATTGCCCTGGCCCAAACCCAGCCCTTTGCGCGCGGTGGCAACCGCTTGTGCTTCGTGCACCCGCAAGATGCTCACCGTTGTATTAAAGTGCGTCGGCCGGATTTCAGCCTGGCCGATCGTCGCCGCAAAAAGGGCTTTCCCAAAAATTTAAAACCGTTGTCGAGTTTTGATGATAACCGCGAAGAATGGGGTGTCATGCAATCGCTCAACCGCAATTTGGGCGAGGCGGTGTACCAGTGTGTGAGCCGCTGCTATGGCTTTGTTGAAACCGATATGGGCAAGGGCCTGTGTTCGGAATTAATTCGCAACGGCGATGGCACCATTGCCCAAACCCTGAAAAAAGAATTGTGGGATGCAGGTTTCAGCGATGAACTGCGCCAGGCGGTAGCCGACTTTGTGCAGCGGTGGGAAGCGGTGGGTGTGCCATCACGCGATTTACTGTTGCACAACCTGGTGGTTCAGCGAGAAAGAGAAAGTATTTCGCGCATCGTGGTAATTGATGGCCTGGGCTCCCAGGGCCTGGTGCCGTTTTTTTGGTTGCCGCGCGCGGTTCGGCAAAAAAAAATCGCCCGCAAAGTGGCTAATCTTTACCAGCGGATCGACAAATTATTGGGTCAGCGCGGGCAAAAGGAATTTCCCGGTTATCACGGCCTGCTGTTTCACAACGACGCGCCCCCATCAAATCAAGGTAATTCTTCGCAATGA